One Desulfonatronum thiosulfatophilum DNA window includes the following coding sequences:
- a CDS encoding PLP-dependent aminotransferase family protein, with product MVELIENADGFRYVVVEKQIMEQIHDGTLNPGDKLPSLRKLSSRLHVGLATVNQAYLELERKGVVEARPRSGFYVRSTFRKMPEPPCRQHSEPLVPTKATRGELIRTVLKGVGRKDILPFGVATIGQELLPIKALNRMLTTVIRETPLAAAQYESIEGNFELRRQIAMHVIEEGVTASPEEIIITSGCQEALNIALRALTRPGDIVLITVPAYYCFLHLLENLGLRAVEISSCPESGINPDDVRRAVSMNDVKVCIFNPNFNNPDGSLTPDEAKRDIVAALAEKNIPLIEDEVYADIHFGPLRPLSFRTFDRKGLVIQCSSFSKTLAPGYRVGWIMPGRFFNKIFHVKATTNICTATPTQMAVAEYLRAGLYRRHLKQLRAGIEEQMRHMQYLVSRYFPEDTKVTHPLGGAVLWLELDAKVDSVDYFYRALEQGIGVAPGVVFSSQDKFANYIRLNCGHAVSQDLEKGIQVLGKLAGTLAFSAK from the coding sequence ATGGTCGAGTTGATAGAAAATGCAGATGGATTTCGATATGTTGTTGTCGAAAAGCAGATAATGGAACAGATTCATGACGGCACGCTGAATCCAGGAGACAAGCTGCCTTCCTTGCGCAAGCTCAGCAGCCGGTTGCATGTCGGTCTGGCCACCGTGAATCAGGCCTATCTTGAACTGGAACGCAAGGGGGTGGTTGAAGCCCGACCCCGGTCCGGCTTTTACGTTCGCTCGACGTTTCGCAAGATGCCGGAACCGCCGTGCCGTCAGCACTCCGAACCACTGGTCCCCACCAAAGCGACCCGGGGCGAACTGATCCGCACGGTGCTCAAGGGCGTGGGGAGGAAAGATATTCTGCCCTTCGGCGTAGCCACCATTGGTCAGGAACTGCTGCCCATCAAGGCGCTTAACCGGATGTTGACAACCGTGATCCGGGAAACGCCTCTGGCTGCTGCTCAGTATGAATCCATTGAAGGCAATTTCGAACTGCGCCGCCAGATTGCCATGCATGTGATCGAGGAGGGAGTTACGGCCAGCCCTGAGGAAATCATCATCACCTCAGGGTGTCAGGAGGCTTTGAATATCGCCCTGCGGGCGCTGACCAGGCCGGGAGACATCGTGCTGATCACCGTCCCGGCGTATTATTGTTTTCTGCATCTGCTGGAGAATCTCGGACTCAGGGCTGTGGAAATCTCCTCCTGCCCCGAGTCCGGGATCAATCCGGACGATGTGCGTCGAGCAGTGTCCATGAACGATGTCAAGGTCTGCATTTTTAATCCGAACTTCAACAATCCGGATGGTTCGCTCACGCCGGACGAGGCCAAGCGGGACATTGTCGCGGCGCTGGCCGAAAAGAACATCCCGCTGATCGAGGACGAAGTCTATGCGGACATTCATTTTGGGCCTCTGCGGCCCCTGAGTTTCCGTACGTTTGACCGAAAGGGGCTGGTTATTCAGTGCTCATCTTTTTCCAAGACTCTGGCTCCAGGATACAGGGTGGGCTGGATCATGCCGGGAAGATTTTTCAACAAAATATTCCATGTCAAGGCCACGACCAATATTTGTACGGCCACTCCAACGCAGATGGCCGTGGCCGAGTATCTTCGCGCGGGCCTGTACCGGCGCCACCTCAAGCAGTTGCGTGCAGGCATCGAGGAGCAGATGCGGCACATGCAGTATCTGGTATCCAGATATTTTCCTGAAGATACGAAGGTTACGCACCCTCTGGGCGGTGCGGTGCTCTGGCTGGAACTGGATGCAAAGGTCGATTCGGTGGATTATTTTTACCGTGCTCTGGAACAGGGTATTGGAGTGGCCCCGGGAGTGGTTTTTTCCAGCCAAGATAAGTTTGCCAACTACATCCGGTTAAATTGCGGTCATGCTGTTTCCCAGGACCTTGAAAAAGGCA